The DNA region CACGACGCGCGACGTGCGCTTCTCGCTCGACGGCAAGAAGATGTGGGTCTCGGTCGGCTCGGGCTCGAACGTCGACGATCCCGACACGACCCCCGCCGAGAAGGACCGCGCCGACATCCTTGAGTTCAACCCGGACGGAACCGGCAAGAAGATTTACGCCTATGGCATCCGCAACTGCGTGGGCGAAGAGGTGAACCCGAAGACGGGCGAGCTGTGGTGCTCGGTGAACGAGCGCGACGCTCTCGGCGACAACCTCGTCCCCGACTACATCACCAGCGTCAAGCCCGGCGGCTTCTACGGCTGGCCGTGGTGGTACATGGGCGGTCACCAGGACCCCCGCCACGAGGGCAAGCACCCGGAGCTGAAGAGCAAGGTGATCACGCCCGACGTCCTGCTGAACCCGCACAACGCCTCGCTCCAGATGACGTTCTACAACGGCAAGCAGTTTCCGGCGGAGTATGACGGGGACATCTTCGCGGCGGAGCACGGCTCGTGGAACCGCGCGGCGCGCGTTGGCTACGAGGTCATCCGCGTGCCGCTTCACGGAACGGGACACGCAACGGGCGAGTACCAGGACTTCCTGACGGGCTTCGTTCTGCCCAGCGGACAGGTCTGGGGGAGGCCCGTGGGAGTGACCGTAGCACATGACGGATCGCTGCTGGTCACTGACGACGGAACCAACTCGATCTGGCTGGTGACGTACTCGGGTGCGAGCGGCAAGCAGGCGGGCAAGTAACGCCGGGCAAGCCGATTCGAAAACGAAGTGTCATCACAGCTCTTTGCCGGCCCGTTCCTGCCGTCCCATATTTCCGAACCAGTTTCCCCCGTTGAAGATTGCTGAAGACAACCGGCACGCCGCTTGATTACAACGCTTGTGACGGTTCTTCATCTCTCAACGAGGTACGTGGGACGTGAGAAAGCTGCTTGTACTGATCGCGGTTGCGCTTGTCGTGGTGCTGGCAATCAACCGGCAGAGAGTGTTTCTGCGCGACCCGTTGGGCAAGGTGACGAAGAATGGCGTCGAGACGGATGACGCCCGGGTGTACATCAATTACTCAAACGACGTGCTGGTCGAGGAGCCGGGCGGGCAGCGCACGTACATCGTGCAGAACTGGAACAAAGTTCCCGGCACTCCCCGTGCGATCGCCTGCCTTCGGGGCATCGTCTGCTGGACAGACGCCGATCATCCACAGATGGTTCCACTCGGCAGCGCGAGCTACTCGCCGGACACGGTGATGAGCGACCGTGAGGTCTCCTTCAACGACGGCTACGGCATCGGCATCCGCGTGACCCTGCGATAAGCCGTAGACTGATGGAGGAGGGCCGCCGTGAGCGACGGACGCGAGGAGCGCGAAGAGCAGGAGCAGCGCCGCAGATGGCGCGAGAAGGAAGACCAGAGCGATCGCCTGGATCGTCCCTACCGCGAACGCGAGTGGGAAGAGCGCGGACGCGAGCCCTCGTAGGTGCCAGCAAAGCCGACTACGGATTTCAAGGATCTGCACTGGTTGATCTTCTTGTGAGTGCGCCATCCAAACTAACAGCCGTCATTCTGAGCGGAGTCTTCCGCGTGGTTTGCGGAAGACTCCGTTCTGCTCAGGATGGCACTGTCTCGAAATCACGATGTTGCTTTCCAGCCTGGTACATATCGAAGCACTCAGCTGCGCTTGCAGGCGCAGATGATGCACTCACAGTTGGAACCGCACTGACAATTCTGGCATTTCATGGTCGTTCTCCTTTAGGACGCCTCTTGTGCGTCTGCCTTGTAAACGCGGGAACCGGGTTTTCATTACACCTCTCCGGCTACGAAGGCAGATTTTTTTCCTGCCGGAAGCAGAAAGCGCCGATGACTGCATTCTCCGGCGCCGATCCCCTTATGATTGTGCAGACAAACGAATCGTCGAGGAGAGAGCGCCATGTTCTACAACCGCTATACCAGCCGCCGCGAGATGATGAAGTCCACCATGGCGTTGTTTGCCGCCGGCATGCTCGGCAAGGGCATGCCGACGGCGGAGGCGCAGAGCGCGATCCAGAACGTCAACAAGCACTCAAGCCCCTCGACGCTGAAGATTACCGACCTGCGTTACACCGTCGTCAAAAAGCCCGGCCCCAGCCCCTGCCCCATCATCCGCATCGACACCAACCAGGGCGTCTACGGCCTGGGCGAGGTGCGCGATGCCGCCAACTACCAGTACGCCATGGTGCTGAAGTCGCGCATCATGGGCGAGAACCCGCTCAACGTCGACTACATGTTTGAGAAGATCGCGCAGTTCGGCGGCGTCGCGCGGCAGGCGGGAGGCGTTGCCGCGATCGAGATGGCGCTGTGGGACATCGCCGGCAAGGTCTACGGCGCGCCCGTCTACCAGATGCTTGGCGGCAAGTGGCGCGACAGGATTCGCATCTACGCCGACACGCCCGAGGCCGACTCCCCGCAGGCCTTCGCCGCCAAGGCCAAAGGCCGCAAAGACATGGGCCTCACCTGGATCAAGGTCGACATCGGCACCGACCTCCTCAAAGGCCGCCCCGGCACCCTCGTCGAGCCTGCCGACCAGCACAGCAACGAGTACGACAAGCGCCTGCCACACATGTTCACCGGCAACGAGCTCACCGACAAAGGCATCGACGTCTACTGCGAGTACGTCTCCGCCATCCGCGAGGCCATCGGCTACGACATGCCCCTCTCCACCGACCACCTCGGCCACATCGGCGTCAACTCCGTCATCCGCCTCGGTCGCGCGTACGAGAAGTTCAACCTCGAGTGGATGGAAGACGTCATCCCCTGGTGGTACACCGACCTGCTCAAGCAAATCACCGACTCCACCACCACACCCACCATCACCGGCGAAGACATCTACGAGATCGCGGACTTCGAGAAGCTGTGCTCGACGCACGCCGTCGACAAGATCCATCCCGACCTCGCCACCTCGGGCGGCATCCTGCGCACGCACAAGATCGGCGACATGGCCTACCGCTACGGCGTGCCCATGGCGATGCACTTTGCCGGAACGCCCATCTCCTGCATGGCCAACGTGCACTGCGCCGCGGCGACGAGAAACTTTCTCGCGCTCGAGAACCACTCGCTCGACGTGCCGTGGTGGCAGGACCTGGTGAACGAGGTCGACAAGCCGATCATCAAGCACGGATACATCCTCGTGCCCGACACACCCGGCCTCGGCGTGACGTTGAACGACGAGGTCGTCAAACAGCACCTCGCCCCGGGTGTCGGCTACTTTGAACCGACGCCGATGTGGGACGAGAAGCAGTCCTTCGACGATCAGACCTTCAGTTGAAAACGGGGGTGTGCCGGCTGTCGCTAAATGTAGAGCTTAAGATGAAGTGTCATCCTGAGCGAGCGTAGCGAGTCGAAGAACCTGTATTTTTCATGGCGGGTAGGGTCTTCATTCCAGGATGCAGATGCAGGTCCTTCGACTGCGGGTTTGCAAAGGCGCGAACCCTTCGCTCAGGATGACAAGTCTGGGGAGGGTGTGGGTTTCGCACAGCATGACACCTCCGGGATGCAGCACCGCAGACCCGCCACGACGGCAACGTATAGTTTGAGATGTGACGTGGCCGCGCGCATGGCTGACAGGTTGGCTCGCGAAGAGCGGGAAGCAGAAGGTGCTCTCAGCGGTGCTGGCGTTTGGCGTTGCGCTGGTGGCGATGTGGCTGATGGCCGCGCTATCGCTGGTGGCGCTACGCTGGATCGACCCGCCGACGACCGCCGTGCACATGCAGCGGCGTGTGCAGTCGTGGTTTAGCCCGAAACCGTATGAGCTGCGCTATCGCTTCGTTCCGCTGGAACAGATCTCACCCGACATGCAGCACGCGGTGATCGCAGCAGAAGACGGGCGCTTCTACCAGCACCACGGCTTCGACTGGACAGAGATCAAAATCGCCGCGGCAGAGGACAAGGAGGGCGAGCGTGTGCGCGGAGCCTCCACCCTGACGCAGCAGTTGGTGAAGAACCTCTTCTTCGGCACAGGCAGATCGGTGCTGCGAAAGGCCGCCGAGGCAGGACTGGTGCCGGTGGCAGAGCTTGTGCTCGGCAAGCGCAGAATTCTCGAGCTGTACCTCAACGTGGTGGAGTGGGGGCCGGGAGTCTACGGCGCGGACGCCGCCTGCGAATACTACTACCGCGTTCCGGCGCGTCGCGTGAGCAGACAACAGGCTGCGCGGCTTGCGGCGATTCTGCCTGCACCGCTGCGGCGCAGGCCGGAGAGAATGAACAGCTACAGCGGGATCATTCTTCGGCGCATGGCGCAGACGGGATGGTGAGATACCAGGAAATTAGGTGGGAATGTTTAGCGGATTCATACGACCGGGTGCCCCATCCTTCGCAGTCTCACCGCGAAGGGTGGGAATGAACCAGGCCCATGATGCCACCGTACAAATTTCTCCTCAGGCATCCTTCATCCCACCCTTCACTCCGTGAAGGATGGGGCACCCTGTCAGTTGTGGAAGCACGGCGAAGGCCGGATGCCCCAACCTTAGACGCCAGCGGCTAAGGTTGGGTTGAAAACAACTCATCGAGCGAATTCACCGCAATCATCTGGCGTTCGAAGATGCGGCCGATGTTCCGCGACGTGGAGTTGATGGCGTTCTGCATCGTGGGTTGGCGCGTGGGGTCATCGGTCGCTTGTGCTTCGAGCTCGAGCGAGGTGACGGCGCGGTCGGTGATGCCGCAGGGCACGATGAGCTGGAAGTCGCGCAGGTCGGTGGTGACGTTGAGTGCGAAGCCGTGCGAGATCACTCCCTGCGAGACGTGGATACCCATGGCGCAGAGCTTCTTCTCCTGAATGTCGCCGTGAGCAATCGTCCACACGCCGGTGCGACCGGCGATGCGCTGCGCCGGTACGCCGAAGTCGTAGCAGGCACGGATGACCGCCTCCTCCAACATGCGCATGAAGTCGACGGGGCCGAGGTGCGGGCCGCGCTTGCCGGGCCATTCACCCCGCAGGTCGAAGATGGGATAGCCGACGAGCTGGCCTGGCCCGTGATACGTCACGTCGCCGCCGCGATTGATCTCGTGCAGCTCGACGTTGCGCGCGGCCAGCAGTTCCTCGCTTGCGACGACGTTCTCGCGGTGCGAGTTGCGGCCGAGAGTGAGCACCGGAGGATGCTCGAGCAGCAGCAGTGTGTCGCCGATCGCGCCCGCCTTGCGCGCGTCGATCACACGCTTCTGCATGGCGAGGCCTTCCGCGTAGGGGATGCGTCCGAGCTGGAGGAGGTGGATGTACATCGAATGCTGTCGCTGCGTCGCAGGAAACTTTGCGCAATCGACGCCAGCATATCCAGTGTAAGCGGTCGCGTAAAACTCCCTTGGAGCGCCGTTCAAACGCGACCTTGTATACCGATCATTCAGAATTGAACACCGCAATGCCGTCTTTTTATTTCCAGCATTCACCTCTTTCTTTCGCATTCGCATCGCCGCATCTTTCGCTGCAAAACCGCACGGTCCAACCACTGCGCGAGGTGCAAATTAAGTGACGAATGGGGCTTTTTTGTCTTGTCACGTTCGTCCAGTTGTATATACATTGAGTCACCTTAACTTCTGGCCAATTCCAAGCTGCGGAGTACACGCGGCGAGTCTTTGCCAATCGCGAAGTGGAGGCTTTTTTCCGAAGCGAAGTTTTCAACCAGCAGTCTTTTGAACGATTCCAAACGGGAGACACCAATGAAAGTACGCACTGCTCTAAGCAGTCTCTTTTTCTTTGTGCTCGCCTTCTCCGTCGCATGGGGACAGACGATCACCGGCTCCATCACAGGCACAGTCACCGATACCAGCGGGGCCGCTGTCCCCGGAGCAAAGGTCGTCGCGGCCAACGTCGACACCGGCGTGCAGACGCCTACAACCACCAATGGCGACGGCGTCTACACGCTGCGCTTCCTGCAGATCGGCCACTACAAGGTCAACATCACGGCGCAGGGCTTCAGCTCGTCCACGGCTGGTCCCTTCGCGCTCGAGGTCGCCCAGGAGGCGAGGATCGACGCCAAGCTCAAGGTCGGTTCGCTGAATGAGAACGTGGAGGTCACCACCGCGGCCCCAATCATCGACACCGAGAACCCGACCACCGGCGACGCCATTACGGCGACAATGGCGACGGAGCTTCCCGTGCAGGCGCGCAACTTTGCCAACCTGACGACGCTGGTCGCGGGCGCTGTCGCTCCCGACCCCACGGCGCACAACATGGTGGGCCGCAGCGGATACAACGGCGGCTTCTTCATCAACGGCAACCGTGAGCAGTCCAACAACTACACGCTGGACGGCATGGACATCAACGAGTCGATCGACAACTACATCGGCTACAGCCCCAACGTCGATGCCATCGGCGAGATGCACATCATCTCCGGCAACGCCACTGCCGAGTACGGCAACGCCAACGGCGGCCAGGTGGTCATGGTCACCAAGAGCGGAACCAACCAGTTCCACGGCAACGCCTTCTGGTTCCTGCAGAACACGAACCTCAACGCCAACAGCTGGGCCAACAAGCACACCTCGGACAAGGCCTCGATCGGTCCCGTCCCGGCGCTGAACCGCAGCATCTTCGGCGGCACGCTCGGCGGCCCCATCTTCCGCGACCGCGTCTTCTTCTTTATGGACTACCAGGGCGCGCGCCAGCACAACAGCGGAGTCGAGGTTCGCTCCGTCGCCACCGCTGCCATGCGCACGGGCTTCGTCCCCGGCCTTGGAACCTCCGTGGCAATCACCAACCCCGCGGCCAAGTACCTGTTCGCGCATCCTGAACTGTACCCGCTGCCCAACACCCCCAGCACCAACCCCAACGGCATCATCGGCAACTATCGCGGCATCACCGCCCAGGGCGTGCACAACGACCAGGCCGACGTCAAGATCGACGCCAAGCTGACCGCGAAGGACAGCGTCTCCGGGCGCTTCTCGATCGGCCGCGAGGGCAGCGGTTACACCAAGGTTTCGCTTCCCACCGACACCCCCGCCAACAACTCCGACCCCTACACCGGCTTCGTGCTCAACTGGACGCACCAGATCGGCAACACCATCGTCAACGAGGCGCGCGCGGGCTTTGGACGCACGCGTTACACCAACGAAGCGGCTGATGTCGCCGGCCTGCTCGGCCTGACGGGCAACCAGAAGCTCGGCATCCCCGGCACGCAGGTCGCGCCCGGCATCACGACGCTCGACGCGTCGAGCTCCGGCGTCGACGCCATCGGCGGAGGCTCCGGCGGAGGCAACGGCGTACAGTCCGACAGCATCGTCAATGCCTTCACCTACGGCGACAACGTAAGCTGGCAGAAGGGACGCCACACGCTGAAGTTCGGCGCGCAGGCGCTTCGCTACCAGGCCAACCGCAACTACTCCGGCAACGATGGCGCGCGCGGCTTCTTCAGCTACACCGGAGACCCTGCCGCAACCGGCGACGCATGGGGCGACTTCCTCACCAACCAGGCCTTCCAATATGGGCAAGGCTCCTATACCGACGAGTGGGGCCAGCGCCAGTGGCGCGACGCTCTCTTCGTCCAGGACGACTGGAAGGTGACGCAGAACCTTACCGTCAATCTCGGCATGCGCTGGGAGTGGGACCAGCCTCTGTATGAGGTCAACAACAAGCAGACCAACATCAACCTGACCACCGGGGCCATCCTGTTCGCCGGCAAGAACGGTAACAGCCGTGCTCTGTATAACGCCTACTGGGGTGGCTTCATGCCGCGCGTCGGCTTCGCCTACACACCGCAGCGCTTCAACGGCAAGTTCGTCGTTCGCGGCGGATACGGCCTGACCAACTTTCTCGAAGGCACGGGCGCGAACCTGCGTCTGCCGCTCAATCCCCCGTTCTTCACCGACGCCTCGGGCAAGCACAGCCTGGGCGGAGCATTCTTCCAGGTGCAGAACGGCTTCCCGCTGCCGCCCGGCGCAGGCACCTTCTCCGGCAACGTCCGCGCATGGGACCCCAACCTGAAGCCCGCGCTGATCCAGCAGTACAACCTGACAACGGAGTATGAGGTGAACAACGCCACCTCGCTCGTCGTCGCGTACCTCGGACAGGCCGGCGACCATCTCGTCGACCCGCGCGAGGGCAACCAACAGAAGTGCCCCACCTGCGCGTTCCCCGTCTCCTCGCTCCCCGGACTTGGCCTGGTTTCGCAGGTCAGCCTCACGGAGTCGCAGGCCAACATGAACTACAACTCGCTTCAGATCACCGGCCGCCGCCGGCTGACGCACGGGCTTGAGTTCCTCACCAACTACACCTGGGCCAAGTCGCTCACCAACAACCTCGGCTACTACGGCGCGGGCGGCGGTGCATCGGCTTCGCAGGGCGCTTACTGGCAGGACTCCTACAACGGCCCGGGAGACTACGGTCCGGCGTTCTTCGACACCAAGCACCTGTTCTCCTTCTCTGGCTACTACGACCTGCCGTTTGGACGCGGAAGGTTGTACGGCTCCAACATCAACCGCTTCGCCGACATGGCGCTCGGCGGCTGGAAGCTCGGCGCAGTCGCAAGCCTGCACTCGGGCATGCCGGTCACCGTCGCCTCGAACACCTACTGGCTCGTCAACCAGCGCGGCGATCGTGGAAACCATTATCGTTCGCTGAAGATCGTCAACCGCGGCGTCGACCACTGGTTCGGCACCGACCCATCGGCCACGCCGTGCCTCTCCGATACCAACAACGGCACCTGCGCCTATGGCGAAGAATCGTCGACGGGCTTCGGTACGGCGAAGGTCGGCTCGGAGCGCGCTCCCGGCTACAAGGACCTCGACGCCGCTCTTAGCAAGTCGTTCACCATCGTTGGCGAAAGGGAGCTTGCGTTCCGCGCGGACTTCTTCAACGTGCTGAACACGACCAGCCTCGCGCCGCCGAGCAACAGCACCTCGTCCAGCAACTTCGGCCAGATCACCGGCGTGGTTGGCGCCGAGAGGCAGATACAGCTCGCACTCAAACTCACCTTCTAAACATAGGAAGGCAACAAACAAATCGCAGCACACACCGCATCCCCTCTTCGACACACGGAAGAGGGGATGCGCTTTTTAGCGATCGCGAAGGCAATCAGATAAGCAGGAGCAATTCAGCGGGCTGTGGCGAGAGGGTTCTTCCAGCGCAGCCCGGGGAAGCGCGCGAAGTCGGCATCTGTTGTGTAGAGTGTCCCTCCGTACTCGATCGTGATCGCGGCAAGATGAGCATCGGTGCTGAGCACTCCGCTCGCACGGCCTTCAAGAAGCATCTTCCGAAAGATTGGCCAGTGGCCTTCCTCTGGATAGAGCAGGCGAACATTCGGCTGGCCAAGCCACCTCTCGACAATCTCCAGCGCCCTTCCCATCTCCAATCTGCCAAGAGGGATGCTCTGGTTGGTGGTGATGCGAAGAAAGGCCATTGCGCTTTGTAAGGGAATGCCGACGTCAGTAGTGGAAGATAGCGTCTCTTCAAACCACTTGCGCGCGGCGGCATGAGAGGGGGAAGCACTCATATGCGCGTAGAGAAGCAGGTTCACATCGAGCACGATCATCGATGCAGCGGCCCTTCGAGAGCTTCGAGGATTGCGGAGGTCTTATCGAGATTGATGCCCTCAGGAAGCTGCAGGTCGATAGGTATCACCTTGAACGGCTTTGCCGTGGCCTTGCCCGTGGACGAAGAGAGGGCCGCGCGGAGGCAACGATTGACCG from Acidobacteriota bacterium includes:
- a CDS encoding mandelate racemase/muconate lactonizing enzyme family protein, with protein sequence MFYNRYTSRREMMKSTMALFAAGMLGKGMPTAEAQSAIQNVNKHSSPSTLKITDLRYTVVKKPGPSPCPIIRIDTNQGVYGLGEVRDAANYQYAMVLKSRIMGENPLNVDYMFEKIAQFGGVARQAGGVAAIEMALWDIAGKVYGAPVYQMLGGKWRDRIRIYADTPEADSPQAFAAKAKGRKDMGLTWIKVDIGTDLLKGRPGTLVEPADQHSNEYDKRLPHMFTGNELTDKGIDVYCEYVSAIREAIGYDMPLSTDHLGHIGVNSVIRLGRAYEKFNLEWMEDVIPWWYTDLLKQITDSTTTPTITGEDIYEIADFEKLCSTHAVDKIHPDLATSGGILRTHKIGDMAYRYGVPMAMHFAGTPISCMANVHCAAATRNFLALENHSLDVPWWQDLVNEVDKPIIKHGYILVPDTPGLGVTLNDEVVKQHLAPGVGYFEPTPMWDEKQSFDDQTFS
- the mtgA gene encoding monofunctional biosynthetic peptidoglycan transglycosylase; its protein translation is MWLMAALSLVALRWIDPPTTAVHMQRRVQSWFSPKPYELRYRFVPLEQISPDMQHAVIAAEDGRFYQHHGFDWTEIKIAAAEDKEGERVRGASTLTQQLVKNLFFGTGRSVLRKAAEAGLVPVAELVLGKRRILELYLNVVEWGPGVYGADAACEYYYRVPARRVSRQQAARLAAILPAPLRRRPERMNSYSGIILRRMAQTGW
- the lipB gene encoding lipoyl(octanoyl) transferase LipB, producing the protein MYIHLLQLGRIPYAEGLAMQKRVIDARKAGAIGDTLLLLEHPPVLTLGRNSHRENVVASEELLAARNVELHEINRGGDVTYHGPGQLVGYPIFDLRGEWPGKRGPHLGPVDFMRMLEEAVIRACYDFGVPAQRIAGRTGVWTIAHGDIQEKKLCAMGIHVSQGVISHGFALNVTTDLRDFQLIVPCGITDRAVTSLELEAQATDDPTRQPTMQNAINSTSRNIGRIFERQMIAVNSLDELFSTQP
- a CDS encoding TonB-dependent receptor, with translation MKVRTALSSLFFFVLAFSVAWGQTITGSITGTVTDTSGAAVPGAKVVAANVDTGVQTPTTTNGDGVYTLRFLQIGHYKVNITAQGFSSSTAGPFALEVAQEARIDAKLKVGSLNENVEVTTAAPIIDTENPTTGDAITATMATELPVQARNFANLTTLVAGAVAPDPTAHNMVGRSGYNGGFFINGNREQSNNYTLDGMDINESIDNYIGYSPNVDAIGEMHIISGNATAEYGNANGGQVVMVTKSGTNQFHGNAFWFLQNTNLNANSWANKHTSDKASIGPVPALNRSIFGGTLGGPIFRDRVFFFMDYQGARQHNSGVEVRSVATAAMRTGFVPGLGTSVAITNPAAKYLFAHPELYPLPNTPSTNPNGIIGNYRGITAQGVHNDQADVKIDAKLTAKDSVSGRFSIGREGSGYTKVSLPTDTPANNSDPYTGFVLNWTHQIGNTIVNEARAGFGRTRYTNEAADVAGLLGLTGNQKLGIPGTQVAPGITTLDASSSGVDAIGGGSGGGNGVQSDSIVNAFTYGDNVSWQKGRHTLKFGAQALRYQANRNYSGNDGARGFFSYTGDPAATGDAWGDFLTNQAFQYGQGSYTDEWGQRQWRDALFVQDDWKVTQNLTVNLGMRWEWDQPLYEVNNKQTNINLTTGAILFAGKNGNSRALYNAYWGGFMPRVGFAYTPQRFNGKFVVRGGYGLTNFLEGTGANLRLPLNPPFFTDASGKHSLGGAFFQVQNGFPLPPGAGTFSGNVRAWDPNLKPALIQQYNLTTEYEVNNATSLVVAYLGQAGDHLVDPREGNQQKCPTCAFPVSSLPGLGLVSQVSLTESQANMNYNSLQITGRRRLTHGLEFLTNYTWAKSLTNNLGYYGAGGGASASQGAYWQDSYNGPGDYGPAFFDTKHLFSFSGYYDLPFGRGRLYGSNINRFADMALGGWKLGAVASLHSGMPVTVASNTYWLVNQRGDRGNHYRSLKIVNRGVDHWFGTDPSATPCLSDTNNGTCAYGEESSTGFGTAKVGSERAPGYKDLDAALSKSFTIVGERELAFRADFFNVLNTTSLAPPSNSTSSSNFGQITGVVGAERQIQLALKLTF
- a CDS encoding PIN domain-containing protein produces the protein MIVLDVNLLLYAHMSASPSHAAARKWFEETLSSTTDVGIPLQSAMAFLRITTNQSIPLGRLEMGRALEIVERWLGQPNVRLLYPEEGHWPIFRKMLLEGRASGVLSTDAHLAAITIEYGGTLYTTDADFARFPGLRWKNPLATAR